The window ACCGACCTGGCCCGGCGTCGCTACCTACGGCAGTTGGCCGGCCTGCGCAGCCAGGTCCGGGAGACCGTGGGCCGGCAACGGACCGCGCTGAACTACCGGTACCCGGATCCCGGTCGGTTGTGGTCGACGGCGGCGAGCAGTCGGGTCTGGGAGCGCCGACCGCATGACCGGGATTTCGCGACCGTACGGGTCGGGGTCGGATCGCGCCCGCTCGCCACCCCGCTCGTGCCGCCGGCCGACGACCGGCCGGTGGACGAGATCGAGCCGCTCACCGCCGCGGCGCTACGACGGTTCATCGACTCGTACTCGGTGGTACCGGGGTTGCCGATCGTGGTCGGGCTGCGCGACGTCGCCCGGATCTTCGTCGTCGGACGGCCGGACGGCGATGCCCCGGACGGGGCACCGGCCGCGCTGGTACGCGCGGTGCTGGCCCAACTGGCCGTCCTGCACGCCCCGGACGATCTGCGTATCGCGGTCTACGCGCCGGCCGACCGCCGCGACCGGTGGGAGTGGGTCAAGTGGCTGCCGCACGCTGGTCATCCGCAACGCACCGACGCCACCGGCCCGCTGCGGTTGGTCGCCGGCAGCGGGGTGGAGCTGGCCCGGCTGCTGGACTCGATGTCCGCCGCGCACGTCGTGGTGGTGTGCGACGGCACCGATCCCAACGACGGGACAGATCCGAGTGACGGGACTGGGGCGCACGACGGGACCGCAGCGGTCGACGGGGCCGAACCCGACCTCGGCGGCGGGAACGGCGTCACCGTGGTCCAGGTGGGCGTACCGGCGCCACGGATACTCGACCGGGTCACCATGGAGCTGTCGGTCGATTCGTCCGGTCGGCTGGTCATCCGTGGGTCGACCGGGCCCATCGACACCGGGACGGCCGACGGGCTGGGTGTCGTCGAAGCGGAGGCCCTCGCCCGGCAGCTCGCCCCGTTGCGGCTCGCGTCGAACAGCGGGCCGGCCCGGTCCGCCGCAGTGGCCCAGGCGGACCTGGTCCAGCTGCTCGGCTTCGGCAGCGGTGGTGCCGGTGCCCGCTGGTGGACGACGGCCGGACCGGACCGCAGCCCGCCGGTCGACCGCCACCTGCGGGTCCCGTTCGGGGTCACCCCCGAGGGGCGCCCGGTCGAGCTCGATCTCAAGGAGTCGGCGCTGCACGGCATGGGGCCGCACGGGCTGGTGGTCGGCGCCACCGGCTCCGGCAAGTCGGAGCTGCTCCGTACGCTGGTCCTCGGGTTGGCGCTCACCCACCCGCCGGAGTCGTTGAACCTCGTCCTGATCGACTTCAAGGGTGGTGCCACGTTCGCCGCGTTGGACCGGTTGCCGCACACCGCCGCGGTGATCACCAACCTGGCGCAGGAGCTACCGCTGGTGGACCGGATGGCCGACGCGCTGCACGGTGAGGTGGTCCGCCGCCAGCAGCTGCTGCGCCGGGCGGGCAACCTGGCCAGCCGACAGGACTACCTGCGGGTGCAGCCGACCGACGAGGCCCTGCCGCCGCTGCCGTCACTGGTGATCGTCTGCGACGAGTTCACCGAACTGCTCACCGCCAAGCCCGACTTCATCGACATCTTCCTGCAGATCGGCCGGGTCGGACGGTCCCTGGGGATGCATCTGGTGCTCGCCTCGCAGCGGGTGGACGAGGGCCGGTTGCGGGGACTGGACACCCATCTGGCGTACCAGATCGGGCTGCGGACCTTCTCCGCGCTGGAGTCGCGGGCGGTCCTCGGCGTACCGGACGCGTACCACCTGCCCCGCGAGCCGGGCCACGGTTTCCTGCGGTACGGCACCGGGGCACCGGTCCGGTTCCGGGCCGCCCACGTCTCCGGGCCGTACCGCCGACCGGCCCCGCGCCGGGCCGGTGGTCCCCGCTCGACGCCGAGGCTGTACGGCTTCCGGACGCACCCGGTGCCGGCGGCCGCCAGCCGGCCGGAACCGGCAGGAGTGCCGTCGGGCGCCGGCACCAGCCTGCTCGAGGTGAGCGTCGACCGGCTGGCCCGGCACGGTCCACCGGCGCACCGGGTCTGGCTGCCGCCGCTGGGCGAGCCGCCCCAGTTGGACGACCTGCTCGGTCCGGTACGGCTGGTGCCCGGTCGGGGCCCGGCCGTGGCCGACCCGGACCGGTCGGGGCGGCTGCGGGTGGCCGTCGCCGCCGTCGACAAGCCGTACGAGCAGCGCCGGGATCCCTTGTGGCTGGATCTGGACGGGGCGGCCGGGCACGTCGCGGTGGTCGGCGCGCCGCAGAGCGGGAAGTCCCAGCTGATCCGGACGTTGATCTGTGCCCTGGCGTTGACCCGTTCCCCGGCCGAGGTGCAGGTGTACTGCCTGGACTTCGGCGGCGGGGCGTTGGCCGGGCTGCGGGACCTGCCACACGTCGGCGGGGTGACGGTGCGGACCGAACCGGCGACGGTACGGCGTACCGTCGCCGAGGTCACCGAACTGCTCGCGAGCCGGGAGCGGCGGTTCGCCCGGGATGGGGTGGAGTCGATGGCCGCGTACCGTGCCCGCCGCTCGACCGGGTCCGGGTCCGGGTCCGACAGTACGCCGGACGACCCGTACGGTGACGTCTTCCTGGTCGTCGACGGCTGGACCAGCCTACGCGGCGAGTACGACGACCTGGAACCGTCGATCACCGACCTGGCCACCCGTGGCCTGTCGTACGGGGTGCATCTGGTCGCCTCGGCACCCCGCTGGGCTGACTTCCGGCCGGCGCTGCGGGACCTGTTCGGCTCCCGGCTGGAGCTGCGACTCGGCGACCCGATCGATTCGCTGGTGTCGCACCGGTCGGCGGCCAACGTGCCACCGGGGTCGCCGGGCCGCGGGATCACAAGCGACGGCCTGCACTTCCTCGCCGCCGTGGCTGCGGTGTCCACCCTGGTCGATGCGTTCGCGGACGGCTGGGCGGGGCCGTCGGCACCGCCGGTCCGGCTGCTACCGGACCTGCTGCCGTACGCCGCGTTGGACCGTACCGGCACGGCAGGGCTCCGGCTGCCGATCGGGCTGGCCGAGTCGGACCTGCGACCGGTGTCGATCGATTTCGCCGCTGATCCGCACCTGCTGCTGTTCGGCGACGCGGAGACCGGCAAGTCGAGTTTCCTGCGTGCCATCGCCACCACCGTCGCCGGTCGGTTCGCCCCCGAGCAGGCCCGGCTGATCATCGTCGACTACCGTCGCAGCCTGCTCGGCGCGGTGGACACCGACCACCTGATCGGCTACGGCGGCAACGCGTCGCACACCACCGACCTGATCGACTCGGCCGCGGATCATCTGCGGCGGCGGCTGCCCGGACCGGACGTCACCGCCGCGCAGTTGGCCGGCCGCTCCTGGTGGACCGGACCTGAGCTGTTCGTCCTGGTCGACGACTACGACCTGGTCGCGGCCGGGCCGGTGAACCCGATCCACCCGCTGTTGGAGTATCTGGTGCACGCCCGTGACGTCGGCCTGCACCTGGTGCTCGCCCGCCGCGTCGGGGGTGCCGGGCGGGCCCTGTACGAGCCCGTCGTCCAGCAGTTGCGCGAGTCGTCCGCCGCCGGGCTGGTGCTCTCCGGCGACCCCGACGAGGGGCAACTCGTCGGCGGGGTCCGCGCCGAGCCGCTACCCCCCGGCCGAGGTCGGCTGGTCACCCGCCGGGACGGCATCCGTCTGGTGCAACTGGCGTACCTGCCGGCGGGCGATCCGACCGGGCCCACCGGCGGCGCGAACCGGCTATCGGCTTCCCTCAAGACTGCTTCTGACAGTGCAGAATCGCGGTAACCTCCGTGCAGCAAGTTTCTGCTGGGGTGAGAAGGCCAGATTGTGACGTCGTTGCCGCGCCATCCACGCAGCGCCGCCCGTTGGCTCGCCGGGGCGGTGCTGGTCCTGGTGACCGCCGTCAGCGGCCCGGCCGCGCCGCCCGGACCCGGGTTGGAGCCGGGACGCATCGGCACGGGGTCGGCAGCGGCGGCGACCGCCGCGCTTCCCGTCCGGTACGACCCGATCCGGGACGAACAGTGGCAGTTGCGGGAGTTGTCGGCGACCACCGCCTGGCAGTACGCCACCGGCACCGGGGTCACCGTCGCGGTGATCGATTCCGGGGTGGACGCCAGCCACATCGACCTCGCCGGCCAGGTGCTACCCGGGATCGACTTCGTCGAGGACGGTGACGGCTGGTCCGACCCGGTCGGGCACGGCACCACCGTCGCCGCGCTGATCGCCGGACGTGACGACGACGAGGACGGGGTGCTCGGGCTCGCCCCGGACGCCCGGATTCTGCCGGTCCGGGTGCTCGACGAGGAGAACCGCTACGACGACGCGCTGGTCGTCGCCAAGGCGGTCCGCTGGGCGGTCGACAACGGGGCCCGGGTGATCAACCTGTCGCTGGGCGGCAGCGGCGACAGCCCGGAGCTGGCCGCCGCGCTGGACTACGCGTTCGCCAGCGACGTCGTGGTGGTCGCCTGCACCGGCAACGTCTCTGCCAACGGCACGTCGCGGGTCTGGTATCCGGCCCGGGAACCGGGCGTCGTCGCCGTCGCCGGGATGGACCGCGGTGGCGAGCAACTGTGGGCCGGTTCGATCACCGGGCCGGAGACGGTCCTCACCGCACCCGCCACCGGGCTGGTCGGCGCCCGACCCGACGGCTACTGGCAGGTGCAGGGCACCAGTTTCGCCGCGCCCCTGGTGGCCGCGACCGCGGCACTGATCCGGTCCCGATTCCCGGAGATGTCGGCGGGCACGGTGGTCACCCGGCTCATCGAGACCGCCCGCGACCTGGGCACGCCGGGCCGGGACGACCGCTACGGCTTCGGCCTGGTCGATCCGGTGGCTGCGCTGACCGACGGGGTCGACGCGGTGCCGCGCAATCCGCTCGACGACAACCGGACCCCGGGGGTGGTCGGCTTCGGCCCAGCCCCCGGTCTGGAGTCCGCAGCGCCGACGCTGGCCGGCGGCTCGACCCGGATGGGCGGTCAGGACACCGGCGACCAGGGGGCCGGATGGGCGATCGGGCCGATCAGCGGACAGCGTAGTGAAAGCGGCCAAGGGCTGCTCAGCAGCGGTCTGCTGCTGCTGGTCACGGCCGTCATCGGCAGCTGGCTGGCCCGGCGGATGCGGATGACGACGGCGGCTGCCCGCAGCGACGTCAGGCGCACTCCCCGGTGGCGGTCCGGCGGGTACTCCGTACTCCCAGAACCGCCACCGACGACGCCTCCTCGGCGGTGACCGCGAATCCGGTGTTCGGGTCGTCCGCCGCCGCCGCGAAGATCACCCCGAGTACGAGTCCGTTGGCCGCGACCAGCGGGCCCCCGGAGTTGCCGGACCGGACCAGCGCGCGGATCGTGTAGACCTCGCGGAGGACCTCACCGTCGTCATAGATGTTCGGGCCGGTGATCGGCCCGACGTCGCGGACCCGGGCGGACTGCGCATCGTACGGCCCGTCCAGCGGGAAGCCGAGCACGATCGCGTCGGCACCGGTCGGGGCCGGACGGTCGGCGAACGGCATCACCGGAGCCGGCAGGTTCGGCACGTAGATGACCGCCAGGTCCCGCTCCGGGTCGTAGACCACCACTCGGCCGTTGTGCCGCTCGCCCAGAACCTCCACCGCCACGGTCTGCGTACCGGCGACCACGTGCGCGTTGGTCATCACCCGGTCCTCGGCGTAGACGAACCCGGAGCCTTCGATCCGGCGGGAGCAGCGGGGCGCGGAGCCGAGCACCTTGACCACCGACCGCTGGGCGTTCGCCACCACCTCGGAACCGGCCAACGCCGGGTCCGGGGCCGGCACCTCGCGGACCCGGGTCGGGGTGAGCCCGCCGAAGACGTCCGGGAAGCCGCGGGTGTCGACGGTGTCCCGCAGCGCGTTGGACAACGCCTGCGCCTGCGGTGGCATCACCCGGTCGATGCCGTTGAGCAGGGCGCTGTTGCGTACCGCCCCGGCCAGGCCGGGCATCGCGGAGGAGCCCAGCGGCACCGCGACCAGCCAGGCCACGAGCAGCACCGCCACCAGCGAGATCGCCGCCCCGCCGAGGTCGTCGGCCCGGCGTCCCACCGGGCTGGTGATGGCGTGCCGCAGCCGGGAGCCGGCCCAGCCGGCCAGTGCCTGGCCGAGGACGGCGAGGCCGAACACCGCGACCAGTGACACCACGACCCGGGCCACTGTGTCGACGAACTGTTCAGCCAGCAGCGGCCCGAGCTGCAGACCGACCAGTGCGCCGCCGATGAACCCGGCGAAGGACAGCACCCCGATCAGGAATCCCTGGCGGTAACCGCTGATCGCGAATACCAGCATGAGCAGCAGCAGCACGACGTCGACGGCGGACACCCGTCAAGACTACGGGCACCGGGCGAGCGGCCTGGCCGGCAGACGGACGTGGCGGCCGGCGGTCAGCCCGGCAGGCCGGCGGAGCCGTCCACAGTTGCCGCAGCGCCGCCGGCCCGGTCACCGAGCGTGTCGGGCAGACCGGCGGCCGACGGGTCGCCGCCGGGCGACGGCTCGGGCGGCAGGTCGATGATCCGACCGGTCGGCCAGGCTCCGGCCCAGCCGGCCATGTCCAGCAGGGCGGACAGCACCCCGGCGGTGAATCCCCAGACCAGCATGCCGCGCACCTGGAAGGCCGGTGCCACCCAGCCGCTCGGGTGGCGTACCTGGAGTCGGTTGTCCGGATCCACCAGCTCATCAACCGGCAGTCGAGTGACATGTGCCACTTCTTCCGGTTGTCGGGGATGCACCGGATGTGGCCGATGCCACCAGCCGAGCACCGGGGTGACCACGAAGCCGCTCACCGGGATCCACAGCCGGGGCAGTTGGGCGAGCACGGTGACGCTGCCCGGGTCCAACCCGACCTCCTCCTCGGCCTCCCGTAACGCGGTCGCCCGCGCGTCCCGGTCGCCCGGGTCGGCCGCGCCGCCCGGGAACGCGGGCTGCCCGGCGTGGTTGCGCATGGTCGCGGCCCGCTGCAGCAGCAACACGTCGGGCTCACCCGGCCGATGCTCGCCGAGCAGGACCAGCACCGCGCTCGGTCGACCACCCCGGGCCGGGGTCGCCACCCGGGTGAAATCGGCGGTACGGGCGGAGCGTACCCGGGTGAGCAACGGCTGCCACCAGGCCGGCAACGGTTCGGAGGGCGGTGGGCCGGTCACGGGGCCACCGCCAGGCCCAACTCGCGCCCGACCAGGTCGGCGAGCGTGGCGTCGTCGACGGTGCCCTCGTACGTCCGACGGATCTCCCCGTCACCGTCGACGAACAGGGTCAGCGGCAGGCCGACCCGCTCGACCGCCAGCAGCAGCTGCCGGTCCCGGTCGACCAGACTCGGGAACCGCAGCCCCAGATCCTCGGCGACGGCGACGGCGGGATCCCGGTCGTCGTAGGTGTTGACGCCGATCAGGTGCAGCTGTCCGGCGGTACGGTCGGCGAGGCGTTGCAGCGCCGGCAGCTCCTCCCGGCAGGGCTTGCACCAGGAGCCCCAGAAGTTGATCACAGCGGGCCCGCGTACCGCCGCGACGTCGACGACCGTCCCGTCGGCGAAGCAGGCCAGGCTGACGTCGGGCAGCGGAGTGCCGCCGCCCGACGGGCTACCGGCAGCGGCAGATGGCTGCGGCGCGGCGACGGTCGACGGTTGCGGCACGGCACCGGCCGCTGCGGCGGGCGGCGCGGTCAGGCCGGCGCAGTCGGCGAACGGGACCGGTCCGGACGCTCCGGCAGCGTCGCCCGCCGCAGCACCCGGGTCCGTGGTGCAACCGGACGCCGCCAGCAGCAACGGCACCAGGACGGCGGCGAACAACGACCCCGGCCCGAGCCGACGGCCGAGCCCCGACGGGCGGCCGGCGCTCATGGCACCTCGGCGGCGACGGCCGCCGCCGGCACCAGGTCGGCGGGGATTCCGGCCTGCTCGGCCAGCTCCCTCGCGCGCGGGCCCTTGAGCAGCTTCACCGCCTCGGCTGCGGCGGTCGGACCGGTGCCGTACGCCGGGCAGAGCGGGGCGAGCGTACACGCGCCGCAGGCCGGTCTACGGGCGTGGCAGACCCGTCGGCCGTGGAAGATCACCCGGTGGGACAGCATCGTCCAGTCCCGGCGTTCGATCATCGCGCCGACCGCGTGTTCGATCTTCACCGGATCGGACTCGTCGGTCCACGCCCAGCGGCGGACCAGCCGTTGAAAATGGGTGTCGACGGTGATGCCGGGCACATCGAACGCGTTACCGAGGATGACGTTCGCGGTCTTGCGGCCGATCCCGGGCAACTCGACCAGCTGCGGCAGACGGCGTGGTACCGCACCGGCGTACCGCTCGGTCAATGCCTGGCCGAGCCGGATCAGCGAGCTGGCCTTGTTCCGGAAGAACCCGGTCGGCCGGATCAGCTCCTCCAGCTCGGCCCGGTCGGCGGCGGCGTAGTCGGCAGCCGTCGGGTAGCGGGCGAACAGCTTCGGGGTGACCTCGTTGACCCGTTTGTCGGTGCACTGCGCGGACAGGATAGTGGCGACCGCCAACTGCAGCGGACCGTCGTGGTCGAGCTCGCAGTGCGCATCGGGATGGGTCTGCGCCAGTAGTCTCGCCATCCGCCGGGCACGACGTTTGCGCCCCAGGTCGGTCTCGGTGCGCACGGCCCGGGCTGCCGCAGGCCCGGTGGCCGCGGTTCCGGTGGCCGCGACCGGGGCGCTCGCGGCTCGGGGGGCTGGCGGTGTCACACCGGTCAGCCTACGTCGGCGGGTCAGTCCGACGGCGGTGAGATGGTGCCGTCATCGTCGAACTCGGCGCCGGTCTGCGGAAAGTCCGACCCGCTCAGCTCCCGGACCAGGTCGAGCCCTCGGCGTTGCTCGTCGACGACGGGCAGACCGCTGCCGTTCATGTACGTGGCAACGAACTCGCCGTCGACCCAGTCGCCGTCCGGGTCGAGGGTCACCTTCAGCACCCCGCCCCAGCCCAGCCGGCCGTTGTTGTTCAACGTGCCGCCGCCACCGGCGAAATTTCCGAGGCTGTACGCGATCAGCCGGCCCTGGTAGAACTCCATGCCGCGCAGCACGTGCGGGCCGTGGCCGACGATCAGGTCCGCCCCGGCGTCGATCATCGCCCGTCCGAAGGCCATCGGGTCGCCACGGTTCTCTCCGGCGAACAACTCCGTGCCCGGGGTGACCCGGGTCATCTCCGCTCCCTCGGCACCCATGTGGACCTGCACGACGACCAGGTCGGCCTGCTCGTCGGCGCGCCGGACCACCTCCGCCGCGGCGTCCAGGTTGATCAGGCTGTTGTTCGGCGGGGAGTACGAGGAGAAGCCGGCCACCGCGACACTCACCCCGTCGACGTCCAGCACGGTGATCTGGTCGAGCGCGCCGGTGTGCCGCATACCGTGCTCCTCCAGCGTCTGCTGGGTGTTGCGGTATCCGGCCTCGCCGTAGTCGTACCCATGGTTGTTGGCCTGGTTGAGCAGCATGAACCCGGCGTCACGCAGGTGGGCCGCGTACTCGGGCGGGGCCCGGAACTGGTGGCACTGGGTGGCGTCCGGGGCGCACTTGCCGGTCCCGGTGTCGACCGTCAGCGGCTCCTCCAGGTTGCCCATCACCAGGTCGGCGGCGAGGGCCTCGGCCACCGAGTCGAAGAAGCCGGCACCGCCGTCGGGCGGCAGCCGATCGGGGGCGTTGCCGAGCACGATGTCGCCGGTGGCCGACATCGAGATCGCCTGCGGCTCCGGCGACGCGGTGGCGGTCGGCGACGCCACCGTCGGCGAGGCAGCCGACTGCCACTGCGGTTCGGTTCCGGACCGGCCGACCCCACCGAGCGCGACGATGCCGATCAGCACGGCACCGAGCAGAACGGCGGTCAGCACGACGATCGACAGGACGGGTCGGCCTGCGGCGGGCTCCTGCCGCCGGCGCCCCCGGGCGGCACGCTGGGCGTCACTCACTGGCGTGACCCTACCGGCCGGGAGTCCCCGGCGACGACAACCGTCCGGCTGGTTTGTCCCCGTGTCCGATCTGCCGTCCTTGCGGGTCCGTCGCGCCACCATGCTGGCCGGTGCCACCGCGTACCGCCGCGTGCGCCACCCGGGCGAGCCGCGCGCCCCACGTCGACCGGGGACCGCCGTACCGCTGCTCGGGCCCGTCCGGCGGGCAGAGCACCACCACCGCGTCGGTCGCCGTGCCGGTGGCCCGCAGTCCGAGCTCGACCAGCGCCTGGGTCTTCGCCTCGGTGATGGTGGCGACCGCGTTCACCAGGGCGGCCTCACCGAGCCGTACCGGAAGCGCCGCCACGATGTTGATCGTCCCGGCCGGCGGCGGTGCGAGGCCGGCGGCGCTCGGCGCGGCGGCCAGCACCGGGGTGCCGAGCCCGACGGTCGCCCACACCTGCACGCCGGCCTCGTCGCGGGTCACCATCCGACGCACGTCCACCCCGGTGAGCAGGCCGACGCCGGGCCCGCGCAGGTCGGCCTGCTCGGCCAGCGCGACGAGGTGGGTGTCGGGGTCGTCGCGGCGGTACGACATCGGCACGGTCGCGTTGATCACCCACCAGCGCAGTCCGATCCCGCCGCCCAGCGGGGCGGAGCTGATGGCCAGCAGCGGCTCGGTGAGCGCCCAGCAGGCGTACGGCAGGGTCCGGCCGTCCTCGGTGCGGGTGGTGAACCATGGGCGGGCGACGTCGGGAGACACCGGTCGACGATACGGCGTCCGCCGGTCGCACGGCGGTGACCGGTCGGCGTGCGCGGCGCCGCATATTAACGACGGATCCACCCTGTTGGGTTACGCTCCTGGATCAAGATTCGGAGGGTGCGCATCCGGCCAGGGGCGGAGTGCACCTAGACTGACTGCGCGCGGCTGGTCACGGCTGGGGTGCCGAGGAACGGACGCCGCGCAGGCGGAGGTGCGCGATGGACGAGGTGCTGGCTCGTAGCGGGATCTTCCAGGGCGTGGACCCGGAGGCCGCCGAGGCACTCGCCAAGGAGATGGAGACGATCGAGGCCCGCAAGGGTGAGGTCGTCTTCAACGAGGGTGAGCCGGGTGACAGCCTGTACATCGTGCTCACCGGCAAGATCAAGGTCGGCCGGCGGGCGGCCGATGGCCGGCAGAACCTGATCGCCGTGATGGGCCCGTCGGACATGGTCGGCGAGCTGTCGCTGTTCGACCCCGGGCCGCGTACCGCCACCGCGACCGCCGTCACCGACACCCGCCTCGCCCGGCTGCGCAAGCAGGCGCTGCGGCCCTGGCTGAACAATCGACCGGAGATCGCCGAGCAGCTGCTGCGGGTGCTTGCCCGACGGCTGCGCCGGACCAACGACGCCCTCGCCGATCTGATCTTCACCGACGTGCCGGGGCGGGTCGCCAAGAACCTGCTGCAGATGGCCGGCCGGTTCGGCACCCGCGACGGCGGGGTGCTGCGGGTGACCCACGATCTCACCCAGGAGGAGATCGCCCAGCTGGTCGGGGCGTCTCGGGAGACGGTCAACAAGGCGCTGGCCGACTTCGCCTCCCGGGGCTGGCTGCGGCTCGACGGCAAGAGCATCATCATCCTCGACCCCGAGCGGCTCGCCCGGCGCGCCCGGGTGTGACCCTACGGACAAGGGTGACCGGCGGATCTGCCCGGACCGGGCGGCGCCGGATCATCGCACCGAGGCGGTCGCCCGGCAGACCGCGTCCACCGGGGTGACCGGGCGGACCTCCCGCCCCAACGCCTGCAGCAGCGAGTCCTCGACGTGGAACCCGTGCACCCAGAGGCGGTAGCGGGGCAGGTCCGCCTCGCTCGGGCAGAGCACCTGCGCGTCGACGTCGTCGGTCGGCACGTACCGGACACCGCCCTGTTCCTGCAGGATGGCCACGCTCGCGTCGTCGACCGCGATCACGCTGCCCCGGATGTGCTCGGTCTCCCCGCCCGGCACCCCGACGGTGGTCACCGTGCTGGGCAGCACCGGCGCGGTGGCCACCGAGTACGACGTCCAGGCCAGCGCGATCATGACGGTGAGCTGGCCGGTCGCGACCAGCAGGTGCACCGTGCCGGGCAGCACCGGACCGGTCACCACGAGGGCCAGCAGCGGTGGAGCGCCCAGGATCAGCGCGACGAACCACTCACCGGTGACCGCCGCCTCGGCCAGGGTCGGCGCCAGCAGGCCGTAGTAGCCGATCAGCAGCAGGCCGAACAGGGTCAGCCGGTTCGTCCGACGACCGTCCGGCGACTCCCCGGCCGTGCGGTGTTCGTCCGGGGTACGGGTGCGCAGCTGGGCGGTGGCCGCGATCGCCGGCAGCAGCAGCGGCAGATAGAGGATCTTCCAGGTCACGACCGCGACCAGAAGGGTGACGATCAGAAACCAG is drawn from Micromonospora sp. Llam0 and contains these coding sequences:
- a CDS encoding adenosylcobinamide amidohydrolase; protein product: MSPDVARPWFTTRTEDGRTLPYACWALTEPLLAISSAPLGGGIGLRWWVINATVPMSYRRDDPDTHLVALAEQADLRGPGVGLLTGVDVRRMVTRDEAGVQVWATVGLGTPVLAAAPSAAGLAPPPAGTINIVAALPVRLGEAALVNAVATITEAKTQALVELGLRATGTATDAVVVLCPPDGPEQRYGGPRSTWGARLARVAHAAVRGGTGQHGGATDPQGRQIGHGDKPAGRLSSPGTPGR
- a CDS encoding Crp/Fnr family transcriptional regulator, with the protein product MDEVLARSGIFQGVDPEAAEALAKEMETIEARKGEVVFNEGEPGDSLYIVLTGKIKVGRRAADGRQNLIAVMGPSDMVGELSLFDPGPRTATATAVTDTRLARLRKQALRPWLNNRPEIAEQLLRVLARRLRRTNDALADLIFTDVPGRVAKNLLQMAGRFGTRDGGVLRVTHDLTQEEIAQLVGASRETVNKALADFASRGWLRLDGKSIIILDPERLARRARV